The following proteins come from a genomic window of Hoplias malabaricus isolate fHopMal1 chromosome 15, fHopMal1.hap1, whole genome shotgun sequence:
- the havcr2 gene encoding T-cell immunoglobulin and mucin domain-containing protein 4, translating to MENRSRCCFQHLSCLKRLLPQKMLTSVIITTLSFFIATYEASVLTVVGLLGATVTLPCKYDVKTHGTSNICWGRGQSWFSCEYTLIATDGLSVKFTQSQRYRLPSMLHKGDVALTIKRVQKEDSGFYTCRIEVPGLFNDLSSTVFLIVTNGLVPVSVTTHTPFSEEKQVETEDTTVENPRADSVSQLVNPEDTLETFILTTLRVGAIIFIPGLVIAVIWKLQRSRDQTHSSREERAPSQLQDSRSPPYIPAHTPQQEDI from the exons ATGGAAAACAGAAGTAGATGTTGTTTCCAGCATTTAAGCTGCTTAAAGAGACTGCTGCCACAGAAAATGTTAACTTCTGTGATAATCACCACATTAAGCTTCTTTATTGCAA CTTATGAAGCATCTGTTCTGACCGTGGTTGGACTCCTTGGAGCGACAGTTACTTTGCCATGTAAATATGATGTTAAGACCCATGGCACTTCAAATATTTGTTGGGGGAGAGGTCAGTCATGGTTCAGCTGTGAATACACACTTATCGCTACTGATGGACTGAGTGTAAAGTTCACACAGTCACAAAGATACAGATTACCCAGCATGCTGCACAAGGGGGATGTTGCACTGACTATCAAGAGGGTACAGAAGGAAGACAGTGGGTTTTACACCTGCCGTATTGAGGTCCCTGGACTGTTCAATGACCTCAGCAGCACAGTCTTCCTCATCGTGACAAATG GACTTGTCCCAGTCAGTgtgaccacacacactcctttttCTGAAGAGAAGCAAGTAGAAACAGAGG ATACCACTGTTGAAAACCCCCGTGCTGATTCGGTTTCACAGCTGGTAAACCCTGAG GATACACTGGAAACCTTTATTCTAACTACACTGCGAGTGGGAGCTATCATATTCATCCCTGGTTTAGTTATTGCAGTTATATGGA AACTGCAGCGCTCCAGAGatcaaacacacagcagcagagaaGAGAGAGCTCCCTCCCAGCTGCAAGACAGCAGATCACCTCCATATATCCctgcacacacaccacagcaggaGGACATTTAA